A region from the Deltaproteobacteria bacterium PRO3 genome encodes:
- a CDS encoding BrnT family toxin — protein sequence MKHGVSSLEAESCFYDSSHQIFEDLRHSSAREKRYILYGKGLENRVLMIGFTLRAGKVRVITARPASRKERAVYEGEKERD from the coding sequence ATGAAGCATGGGGTTTCCAGCCTCGAGGCTGAAAGCTGCTTCTACGATTCCAGTCACCAAATCTTCGAGGACTTGAGGCATTCTTCCGCTCGAGAGAAGAGATATATCCTCTATGGGAAGGGCCTTGAGAACCGGGTGCTCATGATAGGTTTTACCCTACGGGCCGGCAAGGTTCGTGTCATCACGGCTAGGCCGGCCTCCCGGAAGGAGAGGGCAGTTTATGAAGGCGAAAAAGAAAGAGATTAA
- a CDS encoding glutaredoxin — MPKVKVYTTSYCPFCDAAKAHLKRRGIPFEEIDVTDEAAKQALKQRTGWRTVPQIFIDDELIGGYQELMALDARGELAKKLGA; from the coding sequence ATGCCCAAGGTAAAAGTCTACACCACCTCTTACTGCCCCTTCTGCGACGCCGCCAAGGCCCACCTGAAGCGCCGGGGCATCCCCTTCGAGGAGATCGACGTGACGGACGAGGCCGCCAAGCAGGCGCTCAAGCAGCGCACCGGCTGGCGCACGGTGCCGCAGATCTTCATCGACGACGAATTGATCGGGGGCTACCAAGAACTCATGGCCCTGGACGCCCGGGGCGAATTGGCAAAAAAGCTCGGCGCCTAG